In Limisphaera ngatamarikiensis, the following proteins share a genomic window:
- a CDS encoding 2-oxoacid:acceptor oxidoreductase subunit alpha: protein MSETIQSASPPEAVERIHPIQEAVIRIAGNSQDGIQAMGQILARLAGRSEQEVMTYMTIPSTISGGPSIFQVRIGSGEVLSAGDDADFLLAFYQHSYENHIHSLRKGGIVLYDTDNVEPKPEWQRDYVHIGVPITSQTIEAIGGTARDKGKNIFALGLVARFFDLNVPKLEQLIRERFQGKDESVVRNALLAFHAGYAYAANHLQEVFRLAESRKRERAQVVMSGNEALAYGLIAAGIRFGAAYPITPWSEVMEILRRELPKYGGIFVQAEDEIAAISMAIGASYAGYLAVTGSSGPGISLKSEAVGWAVNAEVPLVIIDVQRAGPSTGMPTNPEQSDLFIACYGSHGDAPRVVLAPADVEDCFYTAIEAVNIAREFSVPVFILSDQSIATRIEAFLEPDLERLCQDISPRFDPVPEHKPYDLNAPDGVTHHIPPGTRVLNGKYPVLTGLEHDEMGHPSALPKIHAAMTAKRRRKLQALARRLPRPETYGPNEGQVLLVGWGSTRGPIREAVDRARAQGLSVSALHLRHLNPLPNGLEEIFSGFRHIFVVEMNDEGLYGYGQLASILRARYCNPNIRGINKTDGLTFKVREILERLQEKLNALEARSA, encoded by the coding sequence ATGAGCGAGACAATTCAAAGTGCCTCCCCGCCCGAGGCGGTTGAGAGGATTCATCCCATCCAGGAAGCGGTCATACGGATTGCTGGCAACTCCCAGGACGGCATTCAGGCCATGGGCCAGATCCTGGCCCGGCTGGCCGGCCGGAGTGAACAGGAGGTCATGACGTACATGACGATCCCGTCCACGATTTCCGGCGGGCCGTCCATTTTTCAGGTGCGGATCGGGTCGGGGGAGGTGTTGAGCGCGGGCGACGACGCCGATTTCCTGCTGGCGTTTTACCAGCACTCCTACGAAAACCACATTCATTCCCTGCGCAAGGGTGGAATCGTACTCTACGACACCGACAACGTGGAGCCGAAACCCGAGTGGCAACGCGACTACGTCCACATCGGGGTGCCCATCACCAGCCAAACCATCGAAGCCATCGGCGGCACCGCCCGCGACAAGGGCAAAAACATCTTTGCGTTGGGATTGGTGGCCCGGTTCTTCGATCTCAACGTGCCCAAACTGGAGCAACTGATCCGCGAACGTTTTCAGGGCAAGGACGAAAGCGTGGTGCGGAACGCGCTCCTGGCCTTCCACGCCGGTTACGCGTACGCCGCCAACCATCTGCAGGAGGTCTTCCGGCTGGCGGAGAGTCGAAAGCGCGAGCGGGCCCAGGTGGTCATGAGCGGCAACGAAGCCCTGGCCTACGGGTTGATCGCCGCAGGGATTCGCTTCGGCGCCGCCTACCCCATCACGCCATGGTCGGAGGTGATGGAGATTCTGCGGCGTGAATTGCCCAAGTATGGCGGGATCTTTGTCCAGGCGGAGGATGAAATCGCGGCAATTTCGATGGCCATCGGGGCCAGCTACGCCGGTTATCTGGCCGTGACCGGGTCCAGCGGGCCCGGAATCTCACTCAAGAGCGAGGCGGTGGGCTGGGCGGTGAATGCGGAGGTTCCGCTGGTGATTATTGACGTGCAGCGGGCCGGCCCGTCGACGGGGATGCCGACCAACCCGGAGCAGTCGGATCTTTTCATTGCCTGCTACGGCAGTCACGGGGACGCGCCGCGGGTGGTCCTGGCGCCGGCAGATGTGGAGGATTGTTTTTATACGGCGATCGAGGCCGTCAACATCGCGCGCGAGTTCAGCGTGCCGGTGTTCATTCTCAGCGACCAGTCCATCGCCACCCGCATCGAGGCGTTTCTCGAGCCCGACTTGGAGCGGCTCTGTCAGGACATCTCCCCGCGGTTTGATCCCGTTCCCGAACACAAGCCCTACGACCTGAATGCACCCGACGGGGTAACCCACCACATTCCGCCCGGGACCAGGGTACTCAACGGCAAGTACCCGGTATTGACAGGTCTGGAACATGACGAGATGGGTCATCCCTCGGCTTTGCCCAAGATCCACGCAGCCATGACGGCCAAGCGGCGTCGGAAACTTCAGGCGCTGGCCCGGCGGCTGCCCCGGCCGGAGACCTACGGCCCCAACGAGGGGCAGGTCCTGCTGGTCGGCTGGGGATCCACGCGTGGCCCCATCCGGGAGGCGGTGGATCGTGCCCGGGCCCAGGGGTTGAGCGTCTCGGCCCTGCACCTGCGTCATCTCAACCCGCTCCCCAACGGGCTGGAAGAGATCTTCTCCGGATTCCGGCACATCTTCGTGGTGGAGATGAACGACGAGGGCCTGTACGGTTACGGCCAGCTCGCCTCGATTCTGCGGGCCCGGTACTGCAACCCCAATATTCGCGGCATCAACAAGACCGACGGTCTGACTTTCAAAGTCCGTGAGATCCTGGAACGTCTGCAGGAAAAGCTGAACGCTTTGGAAGCCCGAAGCGCATGA